One region of Cheilinus undulatus linkage group 4, ASM1832078v1, whole genome shotgun sequence genomic DNA includes:
- the pgam1b gene encoding phosphoglycerate mutase 1b, whose translation MAAYKLVLIRHGESCWNQENRFCGWFDADLSETGEQEAKRGGQALKDAGYEFDVCYTSVLKRAIRTLWFVLDSIDQMWLPVHRTWRLNERHYGGLTGLNKAETAAKHGDAQVKIWRRSFDVPPPPMDEEHDFYQIISKDRRYADLTEDQLPSCESLKDTIARALPFWESEIVPQIKEGKRVLIAAHGNSLRGIVKHLEGMSEEAIMELNLPTGIPIVYELDKNLRPVGPMQFLGDEETVRKAMEAVASQGKAKK comes from the exons ATGGCTGCGTACAAACTCGTCCTGATCCGCCATGGAGAGAGCTGCTGGAACCAGGAGAACCGTTTCTGCGGCTGGTTTGACGCGGACCTAAGTGAGACCGGGGAGCAGGAGGCGAAGAGAGGAGGGCAGGCTCTGAAAG ATGCTGGCTATGAATTCGACGTTTGCTACACCTCTGTCCTTAAGAGAGCCATCCGCACGCTGTGGTTTGTTCTGGACAGCATCGACCAGATGTGGCTGCCAGTCCATAGGACCTGGCGTCTCAATGAGCGCCACTACGGTGGCCTGACTGGTCTCAACAAGGCTGAGACAGCTGCCAAACATGGAGACGCTCAGGTGAAGATCTGGAGGCGCTCCTTTGACGTTCCTCCCCCACCCATGGATGAGGAGCATGACTTTTATCAGATCATCAGCAAG GACCGACGTTATGCTGACCTGACGGAGGACCAGCTTCCCAGCTGTGAGAGCCTCAAGGACACCATCGCCCGAGCTCTGCCCTTCTGGGAGTCAGAGATCGTTCCTCAGATCAAAGAGGGAAAGAGGGTGCTGATTGCTGCCCATGGCAATAGTCTCAGGGGTATCGTCAAACACCTCGAGG GGATGTCAGAGGAGGCCATCATGGAGCTCAACCTGCCCACAGGGATCCCAATCGTGTACGAGCTGGACAAGAACCTGAGGCCTGTAGGACCCATGCAGTTCCTGGGGGATGAGGAGACCGTCAGGAAGGCCATGGAAGCTGTGGCTTCTCAGGGCAAAGCCAAGAAATAG
- the exosc1 gene encoding exosome complex component CSL4: MSPMKLCVPGDKLCSVEDCIPGTGVYLRHGYIYSSLAGYVLRKNEGEELPVISVVRETETQLLPDVGAIVTCKVTSINPRFAKVHILYVGSTPLKDRFRGTIRKEDVRATEKDKVETYKSFRPGDIVLAKVISLGDVQSNYLLTTAENELGVVVAHSEAGAQMVPVSWCEMQCPRTHAKEFRKVARVQPEYLQA; encoded by the exons ATGTCGCCCATGAAGCTGTGTGTTCCAG GTGACAAGCTGTGCAGTGTAGAAGACTGTATACCCGGGACAGGAGTATACCTGCGGCACGGCTACATATACTCGTCTCTAGCAGGCTATGTGCTGAGGAAAAACGAGGGAGAGGAG tTACCTGTGATCTCAGTGgtgagagaaacagagacacaACTTCTACCAGATGTAGGAGCAATAGTCACGTGTAAG GTAACTAGCATCAACCCCAGGTTTGCAAAAGTCCACATCCTCTATGTGGGCTCCACACCGCTGAAGGATCGCTTCAGAGGGACGATCAG GAAAGAAGATGTGCGTGCAACAGAGAAGGACAAG GTGGAGACGTACAAAAGCTTCAGACCAGGTGACATCGTCTTGGCAAAAGTC ATTTCTCTGGGAGACGTGCAGTCAAACTACCTGCTAACGACAGCAGAGAACGAGCTGGGTGTGGTGGTGGCACACAGTGAAGCag GTGCTCAGATGGTCCCTGTCAGCTGGTGTGAGATGCAGTGCCCACGAACACATGCCAAGGAGTTCCGCAAAGTGGCACGAGTGCAGCCAGAGTATCTACAGGCATGA